A DNA window from Hemibagrus wyckioides isolate EC202008001 linkage group LG11, SWU_Hwy_1.0, whole genome shotgun sequence contains the following coding sequences:
- the pttg1ipa gene encoding PTTG1 interacting protein a, with product MNLEIRISLFLLVCGLSSTLAQTNITCESKINTNCEDCLTNVSCLWCISSKSCLTYPYRTILPPSSLCPLNDARWGQCTINFQTLIITLSVLGAIILIAFLICLFRCCKCENCGNSIQERKMQQKADKRTAAQEQRRAEMKARHDEIRQKYGLSRGSAYAKFDNPA from the exons ATGAATTTGGAGATCCGCATTTCTCTGTTTCTGCTAGTTTGTGGTTTGAGCTCGACCTTGGCGCAGACTAACATAA cgTGCGAGAGCAAGATCAATACGAACTGCGAGGATTGTTTGACTAACGTGTCG TGTCTGTGGTGTATCTCGTCGAAGTCATGTCTCACCTACCCTTACCGTACCATCCTGCCTCCCAGTTCCCTGTGTCCACTGAACGATGCCCGCTGGGGACAGTGCACGA TAAACTTCCAGACTCTGATCATTACGCTGTCAGTGCTGGGCGCCATCATCCTCATCGCCTTCCTCATCTGCCTCTTCCGCTGCTGCAAGTGTGAGAACTGTGG AAACTCCATCCAAGAGCGCAAGATGCAGCAGAAGGCAGACAAGAGGACAGCCGCACAGGAGCAGCG GCGAGCTGAGATGAAGGCCAGACACGATGAGATTCGGCAGAAATACG gtctcAGCAGAGGAAGCGCTTATGCCAAGTTTGACAATCCGGCTTAA
- the myo10l1 gene encoding unconventional myosin-X, translating to MDAFFAEGTRVWVKEKEQLLPSTVNSCGDGTIVLTTDYGEVLYLQQAEVTREKVYPMHQSSIDGVEDMSTLAELHEAAIMHNLHQRYQKDHIYTNIGSILAAVNPYKQISDLYDPSAVDLYSRHHLGELPPHIFAVANESYRCLWKRHDSQCVLISGESGAGKTESTKLLLQFLSVMSQNSAGAPEKTATCVEQAIVLSSPIMEAFGNAKTVYNNNSSRFGKFIQLHFCQSGNIQGGCIVDYLLEKNRVVRQNPGERNYHIFYALLAGLTQGQKETYFLAEPPELFHYLSQSGCVKDRNLDDKKLYDSVMEALKVLEFSEEEIRDMFKLLSGVLQLGNIEFMTAGGAQITTKQVVTNVSELLGLDSFQLSEVLTQRSMILRGEEICSPLTIEQAIDSRDSVAMALYSQCFSWIIMRINQKIKGRDNFKSIGILDIFGFENFAVNRFEQFNINYANEKLQEYFNKHIFSLEQLEYNREGIRWEAIDWMDNAECLDLIEKKLGMLALVNEESRFPKGTDFTLLEKLHSRHSTNPYYVKPRLADHQFGIKHYAGEVLYDVRGILEKNRDTFRDDILNMLKDSRLDFIYDLFEQMGSRNNEETLKMGTARKKPTVSSQFRDSLHSLMATLSVSNPFFVRCIKPNMDKTPNRFDPEVVLNQLRYSGMLETVKIRRAGFPVRRTFKDFMSRYKIILKEGSKTAAADGDEKKSCTDLLTKYDQSKKEWQLGKTKVFMKESLEQRLEKERDEVRRKAGLIIRAHLLSYIARKQFKKALSSIVTIQKNYRAHFYQRRFKRKRSAVLVLQKCRRGQVARGRCRKLRDEKRKREEEERRKKEAEEKKKEEDGAQVKAGDAGKGEDEAAGEIQLTVEEQSRQMEEILRLEREIERLQKQREDGVSQLCESSRQELRLRRHAEALRLKKQASRVATQLLDLQSFAGIQPEQKIPAAPPLPPAEGEGRVSLPDFPPPSEGPPDQEILGTLPPPPPAFAEGTVPSSTPAAAPTVPTPPPPPPPPPPPPPPPPPPPPPLPGEAAKVSKEVSKPEEKKEEDKPAEPEKEEKKADEAEGEAADRGSRLTETEEPIYSLPLDTESDYDQDELEDGQSSNTANDPEHARKSTCTNASQESYNRSSDSYVESDEEHDGLADTDEELSNGKGNVLNGNGPPYFHSYLYMKAGLMIPWRKRWCVLKDETFMWFRSKQESLKSGWLYKKGGGLSTLSRRNWKMRWFVLRDSKLMYYENDSEEKLKGTIDIRTAKEIVDNHEKENALNIVTDERTYQVFAESPEDASGWFTVLSRVHTATPEQLLEMSHEQANPKNAVGTLDVGLIDSVCASDNPDRPNSFVIITANRVIHCNTELPEEMHHWISLLQKPKGDTKVEGQEFLVRGWLHKEVKTGAKSSALKLKKRWFILTNNSLDYYKSAERSTSKMGTLVLNSLCSVVQPDEKVFKETGYWNIVVHGRKHSYRLYTKMLNEAMRWVSAIQGVIENKAPIETPTQQLIRDIKENSVNSEAVEQMYRRNPILRYTQHPLHSPLLPLPYGEINDSLQKEKGYGSLQDEAVKIFNSLQEMEIVSDPVAIIQGILQTCHDLKPLRDEVYCQLIKQTNHVPQPNSPGNRAHWHLLTCMSCTFLPSRAILRYLRFHLKRVRERYPGTEIEKYAHFISESLKKTKTREFVPSQEEIAALLTRREMSTTVYCHGGGSCKISINSHTTAGEVVEKLIRGLAMDNSRNLFSLFEHNKVESRAIESRIIVADVLAKFERLAGSEEEEEEGPWRLYFKLYCFLDVDSMPKEGVEFAFMFEQAHESLISGHFPASEETLQHLAALRLQYIHGDVARTPWSLSSVYPVARLRTRILHSTKLGGSGVAGVVGIGPGGHTLERRRTSFLDGTLRRSFKTGSLKKQREEEQMLEMYVKEEMSATLTSVLEKWNRLQGMPQHQAMLSYMTIIKEWPGYGSTLFDVECKEGGFPHDLWLGVSAENVSVYKRGEPKPLETFQYEHIVFFGAPQPSTYKITVDEREMFFETPQVGEITKIMKAYINMIVKKRCSVMSVTSTGSAWMR from the exons gggaCGCGTGTGTGGGTGAAGGAAAAAGAGCAGCTGCTTCCATCTACAGTGAACTCCTGTGGAGACGGGACCATCGTCCTCACCACTGACTATGGAGAG gtgttgtacctgcagcaggcggAGGTGACCAGGGAGAAGGTGTACCCCATGCACCAGAGCAGTATTGATGGCGTGGAGGACATGTCCACGCTGGCTGAGCTCCACGAGGCCGCTATCATGCACAACCTTCACCAGCGCTACCAGAAGGATCACATCTAC ACGAACATCGGCTCCATCTTGGCAGCAGTTAACCCATATAAGCAGATCTCAGACCTGTACGATCCCTCAGCGGTGGATCTGTACAGTCGTCATCACCTCGGCGAACTCCCGCCTCACATCTTTGCCGTGGCCAATGAGAGCTACCGATGCCTCTGGAAAAGACATGACAGCCAGTGTGTGCTCATCAG tggagagAGCGGAGCTGGTAAAACAGAGAGCACTAAACTTCTGCTGCAGTTTCTGTCTGTGATGAGCCAGAATTCAGCGGGGGCTCCGGAGAAAACCGCCACCTGTGTAGAGCAAGCCATCGTCCTGAGCAG TCCGATCATGGAAGCGTTCGGAAACGCCAAAACCGTTTACAACAACAACTCCAGCCGCTTCGGGAAGTTCATCCAGCTTCATTTCTGTCAGAGCGGCAACATCCAGGGAGGCTGCATCGTCGACT ATTTGCTTGAAAAG AACCGTGTGGTGAGGCAGAACCCCGGAGAGAGGAACTATCACATTTTCTACGCTCTGCTGGCCGGTCTAACCCAAGGCCAGAAAG AAACGTATTTCCTGGCCGAACCTCCGGAGTTGTTTCATTACCTGAGTCAGTCGGGTTGCGTGAAGGACCGCAACCTGGACGATAAGAAGCTCTACGACAGCGTGATG GAAGCTCTGAAGGTGTTGGAGTTCAGTGAGGAGGAGATCAGGGACATGTTCAAGCTGCTGTCTGGAGTCCTGCAGCTGGGCAACATTGAGTTCATGACAGCAGGAGGCGCTCAGATCACCACCAAGCAGG TGGTCACTAACGTCAGCGAGCTCCTGGGTCTGGACTCCTTCCAGCTGTCTGAGGTTTTGACTCAACGCTCCATGATCCTGAGAGGAGAAGAGATCTGCTCGCCACTCACTAtagagcag GCGATAGATTCGCGGGACTCGGTTGCCATGGCGCTGTACTCTCAGTGCTTCTCCTGGATCATCATGCGCATCAACCAGAAGATCAAAGGACGAGACAACTTCAAATCCATCGGCATCCTGGACATCTTCGGCTTCGAGAACTTCGcg GTGAATCGCTTCGAGCAGTTCAACATCAACTACGCTAACGAGAAGCTGCAGGAATATTTCAACAAACACATCTTCTCTCTGGAGCAGCTGGAGTACAACAG ggaggGAATTCGCTGGGAAGCCATAGACTGGATGGACAACGCAGAATGTCTGGATCTGATCGAAAAA AAACTGGGCATGTTGGCGCTGGTTAATGAGGAGAGCCGCTTCCCTAAAGGCACTGATTTCACTCTGCTGGAGAAACTGCACAGCCGACACTCG ACAAACCCGTACTACGTGAAGCCTCGACTGGCAGATCATCAGTTTGGAATTAAGCACTACGCTGGAGag GTGTTGTATGATGTGAGAGGCATCCTGGAGAAGAACAGAGATACGTTTCGAGACGATATCCTGAACATGCTGAAGGACAGCAG gCTGGACTTCATCTATGACCTGTTTGAGCAAATGGGCAGCAGGAATAACGAAGAGACCCTGAAGATGGGCACGGCTCGGAAGAAACCCACTGTCAGCTCTCAGTTCAGA GACTCTCTTCACTCCTTAATGGCCACTCTTAGTGTGTCCAACCCTTTCTTCGTGCGCTGCATCAAACCCAACATGGACAAG aCACCCAACAGGTTCGACCCGGAGGTGGTTCTGAATCAGCTGCGTTACTCCGGCATGCTGGAGACGGTGAAGATCCGGCGCGCAGGGTTTCCGGTCAGACGCACTTTTAAAGACTTCATGAGCAG GTATAAGATTATTCTGAAGGAAGGCTCGAAAACGGCAGCAGCTGATGGAGATGAGAAGAAAAGCTGCACTGATCTGCTCACCAAATACGACCAGAGCAAGAAGGAGTGGCAGCTCGGCAAGACCAAG GTGTTTATGAAGGAGTCTCTGGAGCAGAGGTTGGAGAAGGAGCGAGACGAGGTGCGCCGCAAAGCCGGCCTCATCATACGAGCGCACCTGCTCTCTTACAtcgcaag GAAGCAGTTTAAAAAAGCTCTGTCCAGCATAGTGACCATCCAGAAGAACTACCGCGCGCATTTCTACCAGCGACGCTTTAAGCGCAAACGCTCGGCCGTGCTCGTCCTGCAGAAGTGCCGGCGAGGGCAAGTGGCGCGGGGCAGGTGTCGCAAACTCCGAGACGAGAAGAGGaaaagggaggaggaggagaggaggaagaaagaggcagaggagaagaagaaagaagaagacgGGGCACAGGTGAAAGCAGGAGATGCAGGAAAAGGAGAGGACGAGGCAGCCGGAGAAATTCAG ctcaCTGTGGAGGAGCAGAGCCGTCAGATGGAGGAGATCCTGAGGTTGGAGAGAGAGATCGAGCGGCTGCAGAAGCAGAGGGAGGATGGCGTTTCTcagctgtgtgagagctcaCGTCAGGAGCTGAGGCTACGGCGTCACGCCGAGGCGCTGCGTCTCAAAAAGCAGGCATCGCGTGTCGCCACTCAGTTGCTTGACCTGCAGAGCTTCGCTGGCATCCAGCCGGAACAGAAGATCCCTGCGGCGCCACCTTTACCCCCTGCTGAGGGAGAGGGTCGAGTCTCGCTGCCCGATTTCCCTCCTCCGTCTGAGGGACCTCCGGATCAGGAGATCTTAGGCACTCTGCCTCCACCTCCACCTGCCTTCGCTGAGGGCACAGTGCCATCCTCTACACCTGCTGCTGCTCCGACTGTCCccacacctccaccaccaccacctccgcctcccccacctcctcctccacctcctccacctcctcctccactcccAGGAGAGGCTGCAAAGGTGAGCAAAGAAGTCTCCAAAccagaggagaagaaggaagaggaTAAGCCTGCCGAGcctgagaaagaggagaaaaaggcAGATGAGGCAGAAGGTGAGGCAGCAGATCGAGGCAGCAGGCTGACTGAAACAGAGGAGCCGATTTACAGCCTTCCGCTGGACACAGAGTCCGACTATGACCAGGACGAGCTGGAGGATGGTCAGAGCAGCAACACGGCCAACGACCCGGAGCATGCGCGCAAGTCCACCTGCACCAACGCCAGCCAGGAGTCGTACAATCGCAGCTCAGACTcg tatgtgGAGAGTGATGAGGAGCATGACGGTCTTGCTGACACAGATGAAGAGCTGTCGAACGGTAAAGGCAACGTGTTGAATGGTAACGGACCTCCGTACTTCCACAGCTACCTCTATATGAAAG cGGGTCTGATGATCCCATGGCGAAAGCGCTGGTGTGTGCTGAAGGACGAGACGTTCATGTGGTTCCGCTCCAAACAGGAGTCTCTGAAGTCAGGCTGGCTGTATAAGAAAGGCGGGGGATTGTCCACTCTGTCGCGCAGGAACTGGAAGATGCGCTGGTTTGTGCTGCGAGACTCGAAGCTCATGTACTACGAGAACGACAGCGAAGAGAAGCTCAAGGGCACCATCGACATCCGCACGGCCAA GGAGATTGTAGACAACCACGAGAAGGAGAATGCGCTGAACATCGTGACTGATGAACGGACGTATCAGGTGTTTGCCGAGTCGCCAGAAGACGCCAG cgGTTGGTTCACGGTGCTGAGTCGAGTCCACACTGCCACCCCTGAGCAGCTGCTGGAGATGTCTCATGAGCAGGCAAACCCTAAGAACGCTGTG GGCACCCTGGATGTCGGCCTGATCgactctgtgtgtgcgtctgaTAATCCGGACCG GCCCAACTCGTTTGTGATCATCACGGCGAATCGAGTGATCCACTGCAACACGGAGCTGCCAGAGGAGATGCACCACTGGATCAGCCTTCTGCAGAAACCCAAAGGAGACACCAAGGTCGAAGGCCAGGAGTTCCTGGTTAGAG GCTGGCTGCATAAAGAGGTGAAGACCGGAGCTAAGAGCAGCGCTTTGAAACTGAAGAAGCGCTGGTTCATCCTGACCAACAACTCTCTGGACTACTACAAATCGGCCGAGCGCAGCACATCCAAGATGGGTACGCTGGTTCTGAATAGCCTGTGCTCCGTGGTCCAGCCCGACGAGAAGGTCTTCAAAGAGACGG GATACTGGAACATCGTGGTTCATGGGAGGAAACACTCTTACCGGCTCTACACCAAGATGCTGAACGAGGCCATGAGATGGGTTTCGGCGATTCAGGGGGTCATCGAGAACAAGGCGCCCATCGAGACCCCGACCCAGCAACTCATCCGAGACATCAAG GAGAACAGCGTGAATTCGGAGGCGGTGGAGCAGATGTATCGCCGGAACCCCATCCTCCGCTACACGCAGCACCCGCTACACTCGCCCCTGCTGCCCTTACCGTATGGAGAGATCAACGATAGCT TGCAAAAGGAGAAGGGCTACGGCAGCCTGCAGGACGAGGCGGTGAAGATCTTCAACTCTCTGCAGGAGATGGAGATCGTCTCCGACCCGGTGGCCATCATCCAGGGCATCCTGCAGACCTGCCACGACCTGAAGCCGCTCCGAGACGAGGTCTACTGTCAGCTGATCAAACAGACCAATCACGTGCCTCAGCCCAACAGCCCGGGAAACCGCGCGCACTGGCACCTGCTCACGTGCATGAGCTGTACGTTTCTGCCCAGTCGCGCCATCCTGCGCTACCTACGCTTCCACCTCAAGAG GGTGAGGGAGCGTTATCCCGGCACCGAGATCGAGAAGTACGCCCACTTCATCAGCGAGTCTCTGAAGAAGACCAAGACGAGGGAGTTTGTGCCCTCTCAGGAGGAGATCGCCGCCCTGCTGACCAGGCGTGAGATGTCCACCACGGTGTACTGCCATGGAGGAGGATCCTGTAAGATCTCCATCAACTCCCACACCACTGCAGGAGAG gttgtggaGAAGCTGATCCGAGGCCTGGCGATGGATAACAGCCGGAATCTATTCTCCCTGTTCGAACATAACAAGGTGGAGAGCCGAGCTATCGAGAGCCGCATCATCGTAGCAGACGTTCTCGCCAAGTTCGAAAG ACTGGCAGgaagtgaggaagaggaagaggaaggccCGTGGAGgctttattttaaactgtattgCTTCCTGGATGTGGACAGCATGCCTAAGGAAGGGGTTGAGTTTGCCTTCATGTTCGAACAG GCTCACGAGAGTCTGATCAGCGGCCATTTCCCCGCATCCGAGGAGACGCTGCAGCACCTGGCGGCGCTTCGGCTGCAGTACATCCACGGAGACGTGGCGCGCACACCGTGGAGCCTGAGCAGCGTGTATCCGGTGGCTCGCCTCCGCACCCGCATCCTGCACTCCACCAAGTTGGGCGGGTCCGGTGTGGCGGGAGTCGTGGGGATTGGTCCGGGAGGTCACACACTCGAGAGGAGGAGGACCAGCTTCCTGGACGGCACGCTGCGGCGCAGCTTCAAGACTGGCTCGCTGAAAAAGCAACGGGAGGAAGAGCAGATGCTGGAGATGTACGTTAAGGAGGAGATGTCGGCCACACTGACCAGCGTCCTGGAGAAGTGGAACCGTCTGCAGGGGATGCCTCAGCACCAGGCCATGCTCAGCTACATGACCATCATCAAAGAGTGGCCCGGATACGGATCTACGCTCTTCGACGTCGAG tgtaaagAAGGAGGCTTCCCTCACGACCTGTGGCTTGGAGTGAGTGCggagaatgtgtctgtgtataagagAGGAGAACCCAAACCACTGGAGACCTTCCAGTACGAGCACATTGTCTTCTTTGGCGCTCCGCAGCCCAGCACCTACAAGATCACCGTGGATGAGAGGGAGATGTTTTTCGAGACTCCTCAG GTGGGTGAGATCACGAAGATCATGAAGGCTTACATCAACATGATCGTCAAGAAGCGCTGCAGCGTCATGTCCGTCACCAGCACCGGCAGCGCTTGGATGAGGTGA